From Streptomyces sp. 6-11-2, one genomic window encodes:
- a CDS encoding VOC family protein, with product MPDDESYELLGFDNVLLPVGVLGEAVGFYELAGFAVSFRPDGAGIALLKVGGETPGILLREEEFGYRPPPWPSPRVWLEVPDARAAARELTKAGIDLLDEPFAVATGWTVEIADPWGNVLGFTDYGERPELGRRP from the coding sequence ATGCCAGATGACGAGTCGTACGAGCTGCTCGGGTTCGACAACGTCCTGCTGCCCGTGGGGGTTCTGGGCGAGGCCGTGGGGTTCTACGAGCTGGCCGGGTTCGCGGTGTCGTTCCGTCCGGACGGGGCCGGCATCGCACTGCTGAAGGTCGGGGGCGAGACACCGGGGATCCTGCTGCGCGAGGAGGAGTTCGGGTACCGTCCGCCGCCGTGGCCCTCGCCACGGGTGTGGCTGGAGGTGCCGGACGCGCGGGCGGCGGCGCGCGAGCTGACGAAGGCCGGGATCGACCTGCTCGACGAGCCCTTCGCCGTGGCGACCGGCTGGACCGTCGAGATCGCCGACCCGTGGGGCAACGTGCTGGGTTTCACGGACTACGGCGAACGGCCGGAGCTGGGGCGCAGGCCCTGA